The Humulus lupulus chromosome 4, drHumLupu1.1, whole genome shotgun sequence genome has a window encoding:
- the LOC133832596 gene encoding uncharacterized protein LOC133832596: MRLFSYENAKEKTKSWHDQKIHAQVFEKGQNVLLFNLCLNLFPGKLKSRWSGPFTLMQVYPFGEVEVREDQSGREFKVNGQRLKHYWGGEVNREKTSITLEDP, encoded by the coding sequence ATGAGGTTGTTCTCCTATGAAAATGCTAAGGAGAAAACTAAGAGCTGGCATGATCAGAAAATTCATGCTCAGGTCTTTGAGAAGGGGCAGAATGTATTGCTCTTCAACTTGTGCTTAAATTTATTTCCTGGCAAGTTAAAGTCCCGCTGGTCTGGCCCATTCACATTGATGCAAGTTTACCCCTTTGGAGAAGTTGAAGTTCGTGAAGATCAATCCGGAAGGGAGTTTAAAGTGAATGGGCAGCGACTGAAACATTATTGGGGAGGTGAGGTCAACCGCGAGAAGACCTCCATCACTTTGGAGGATCCTTAA